A segment of the Pelodiscus sinensis isolate JC-2024 unplaced genomic scaffold, ASM4963464v1 ctg69, whole genome shotgun sequence genome:
GCTACAGGCTGGAGTGAGGGGCAGCAGTCGATCCAGTGGGGGTCAATTTGccgtggctagtgtagacgtgaTAGATGGCCTGTGGAGTGCTTTTCCACCACGCTGGCACTGGACCAATGCGAGAGATGTGAGTGGAGTTGATGGGAGTGTCAGCTGTCACTACCGCAGTAAGCAGACTTAGGCGCGTCCACGTCAGCTGTGCTATTCGCTTGGCTGAGGTGGTGTGACTCGGGGTGACGGCCATGGTAGTGCAGGCGAGACTTGAGGCTGTGCCTACACAGTAAGTTACCTGGCTGTCATTTTTGTTCCCCGGGGTGGAATAATCCGTACTGCTGAGTGACATGAGTTACAGCGACCTGGGCATCCGTGTGGAGAGCACTGACCTCGTGCGGAGGCGGGACTACGCCAGTGGGCTCACGCTCTGCTCTTGCCATGCCATGCCCTCACCCGAAGCGCCGCAGCGGTACAGCTGAGTGTGGGGACACCCTGAGCGTCTGAGCTGCTTCTGTTCAAAACGGCGCTGACGCAGATGTTTGTTTCAGGATCACAATTATGGAGCACCTCCTCCTCCgacccctcccgcctctcccccggTGCAGACCATCATCCCTCGTGCAGAGCTGAACGGCCTGCACTCCCCTGACGAGGAGAACTCTGGGGATAGTGAGAGCTCCTCCGAGGGAGAGCCCGTTCCCAGCTGGTGTCACTGCACGCTTTCTCAAGATGGCTTCCTCCTCAAGTGTGACAAATGCAGGTAAGTGGGTGCGTCCGGGACGGCTCCTCTCGCTTTCCTTCGGCAGGTCTCGGAGGGGTGGGCGTCCTAGCGGAAGCGCTTTGCTAGTATTGGCCCttgcaggcactgggggctcGCGGTGTGGAGATGAGCGGTAAGGTGACACTCTTAGCCACCTGTGCCCACTGCGGGCACACACCTGGTGACCCCGTAGAGACACTTCAGCTGTTGATTCTCCTTTGCAGGGGAGTGAGCAGAGGGAAAGTGATCAGGCTTCGCCGCCGGAAGCAGGACAATGTGTCAGGTAAGGCTGCCTCTTGTGCTGTGAGCAGTGATGGCGCTGTTGTCTCTGCCCGCAGGGCCAGCAGGTTTTTGTTGCTGTAAGTAGCAAATCCTCAGGACGGAGCACCAGCGGGTGTGCAGACAGACAGCAAGTTGCTAGCATGAGTAGGGCTGTAATAGTGGAGTCGATTCgctgattaaccagtaagcaaaagcttattggttaatgctatcggcaaaatgcatttcctttccctcccccactcgcACATTTTatagcaggctggccagaagcctagctcagtcctggcttgctttGTGTCCAGGGCCtccccttgctgtggctctgcatttttttTATGGAGCTATCCCTATCTCACAGacctggaaggggccttgagaagtcatcgggtccagtcccctgccctcacagcaggaccaagcaccatccctgacagatttgccccagatccctgaaTGGCCCCTCAAGGCTTGAGCTCCCAACCCTgggttagcaggccaatgctcaaaccactgagctctccctccccaatttaaagtgtattaggagccaggcgggcagacagcccggctcagttctggctcgcgtGGGGTCCAGGAGCtgagacaccccccgcccccaacgggctgctaccaccccatgctgttgcctctttcacagacagcagtgcagggcggcaggcagccggtccacaagggagctggtttttaaaccggctccacttgcagatcagctcctgcctggctgcccaagctgctgcctctgatgccaAGTGACAGAGGGCTCCTCGGAGCGGGGCCCGAGCGTgttggctgccggccctgcctctggggaccGTGggctagtcgactaaccaataagaattcccGAGGTTAGTGAATTGCTACGGTATACCCCTAAACGTGCTGCTCCTCCCTGCAGGTGGAGACAGTAGTGCCACGGAGAGCTGGGATGAGGAGCTCTCCCCCTCCACAGTGTTGTACACTGCCACACAGCACACCCCCACAAGCATCACGCTCACTGTTAATCGAGTGCACAGAAACAAGccgaagaagaggaagaggagcatGGAGAAAGCTCGTGCTGCACCGAAGGCCAAGAAGGTCAAGGTATGTGAGCGTGGGGGAAGAAGCCCGGGCCAAATTCTAGACACAGCATCCGTGTGGTCAGCATCCCTCAGTGGGTCACCCTTGGCTTACTCAGAGTGAGCAGTGCCAGCGTGGGCAGGCAGACTGTGGCCCCCCTTTCGGAAGTGCTCgcagtccccagcctggagctttCAGACTGATCTGCACTTGCCATTGGGGCTCAGGTTTGACGGTGAGTTTTGCAAGGCACCTCGGTTCCCCTGCTGGCTTGTCTGAGTTGGGAAACTTCTTGGCAGAGGGCTGCATCGAGTGTGGCAGCGTCTTCCTTGGCAGGACTGAAATGAGTCTGTCTCTGGCGTGCACTGTGCGTCGGGGCAGCCATGGGCAGGGCTGCTTCGCAGGGGGCGCGAGCGGAGTCTTGGGATGTGACCGTGGGACTCCAGCAAGTGGGGGGTGCTATGTACAAATCTAAAGTCAGGGCATAACTATTGATGGGCTCTGCTCTCTTGTTTTGAGCACAGGCCTTTCGAGAGGGCTCCCGGAAATCCCTGCGGATGAAGGTGAGTAGAACTGAGCTGTCGGCATGAGACTGTCATTCTCTCAGCGTTTTTCCCTGATTTCTGTCTGAGGCTCCCTGATTCTAGCACTCGCTGCTGGAGAAGCCCGGACCTCTCCCCGACCACAAAGGAGCCTTTTCGGAGTGGGTGTAAGAGAAACTTCCTAGAGGCTGGTGATTTCTGCTCGCACCAGAGAGGATTCATCAGTTTATCTCTGCTGGGTAACCCAGCCTACCACCCAGGGGGAGCTGATCAGTGAGGCCATGAAGAGAGTTTTGATGTGAGGACGCAGAATTGTGTGTTGGCCCAGTATCTAGCCATGTAAGCTGTCATTTGAGCCATCTAATCTCATGTACTTGTAAGGTGCCCATCACTTTGGTTTCTAAGACCATAGAAGTGTAAACAGGATTGGGATCTGTAACAGAAATGATGCTAttcctctccttgccccatgAGCTGGGGTGGAGGAATGTAAGCATCCTTGTGGGGTTGATAACGGTTGTCTGACAGGTACCATTTTGGGGGAAAGAGTTACATTCAGACCAAAGTGTGGTCATAAAAACCCAGGAGCATTTATCCTACCAGATAAGATCAAAGTTCATCTGTGATGTACCAGGGTACAGTCTAGACTAATGAGTCACTGTGTcaacccctgccctgcagctgcgGGTGCCTTCCAGTCCCTTGCTGAAGGAGTTGCACTTGGGCTGTTTGAGCATACGAGCCGCATGAGTATCTGTGTGCAACTGCAGCTTGGCTGTCATGCTGGGGTTACTCTCTGGCTCTCGCCAGCCTTGGTTATATTGAGGTGATCCCAACACACACCCAGCCTTAGATCCCTCCATTCCCTGACCACCAAAACATATGTCCTGTACAGCCCAGCCCGCTCCTCAACAATACCTTCCGTtatctcttggggtgtgtctagactacagggttttgtcgacaaaactagacctgcatccacactgcctttgagttatgtcgacgtatgtaaacctcattctccgaggattaacgccttttgttgacagagttctgtcgatagcaggcattattgcatctacactgtcctttgcgtccacactgttatgtcgacaaagtggcttgctttgtcgacagaactggatgtagtctagacgctctttgtcgacagaagctttgtcaactgtatctgtcgacaaaaccctgtagtctagacgtacccttatagacatATGGGCACTGCTTGCCATCCCAAACAGAGTGTCCCAAACACTTCGGTCcaaacactgagctagatgaaACAATAACATCCAttttattaactacaaagagaGAGGGATCAAGTGATGCACAAAAATCAGACAAGGTTATAAAAGTTAAAATGCTACCAGTGTCTAACTTCATAAACTGTAGCAAAGTCCAGGGCAGTTTCTCAGCATATGCTTTAGCAATGTTACCACATTtcttggaaaaacttaaaaaaaccaattaatagtcttgcagcacctcttagggtatgtctacactacaaagttaattagaactaacagacattagttcgaattaactttcataggcgctacactagcgctccgctagttcaaacttaattgagactaagcctagttcaaacttactagttcgaattaaggggtgtgtagccccttaattcgaactagtgggaggctagcccttcccagctttccctggtggccactctggccaacaccagggaaactctattgcccccctcccggccccggaccccttaaaggggcacgggctggctacggtgcccgtgccaggtgcaagcctgccagcacccagccagcagaccctgcacctggcgcagctcgagccagccatccgatgccccccagccctccccctcttcccgggaccaggctggcggctcccgggagcttgccctggaccgcaagaggcgggcacccgcctggtctagtgcggagatcgtggacctcgtccacgacctccacactaggcacaggaaagtggccgtctagggcaggagagctgccagcctggccacccaggagcaggtgtgcatgaaaatcaagggggtccactgagacccccgaccctgagcttacaatggccgtactgggtcagaccaaaagtccatctagcccagtagcctgtctgccgacagcggccaaccctagggaccctggaggggatggaccgaagacagtgaccaagccacttgtctcgttccatccctctccagccttccacaaactttgggcagggacaccactcctaccccctggctaataccactccatggacccaacctccatgacttgatctcacttctctttaaactctgttctagttctagccttcacagcctcctgcagcaaggagttccacaggttgactctttgctttgtgaagaagaactttctgttactagtttgaagcctgctacccattcctttcctttggtgtcctctagtccttctattatgggaactaatgaagaacttttcttgatgcaccctctccaccccactcatgcttttatagacctctatcctatcccccctcagtctcctcttttctaaactgaaaagtcccagtctctttagcctctcttcatatgggacctgttccaaacccctgatcattgtagttgccctccccctcccaccctctctcttcccctctcccacctccttttcccagtctccccgagttttgttcaataaagagagattctatttttgaccacacgttttctttattttgtacatcaggaaggggggctagggaagggtaagtggaaggaggtgagggaggaatggggtacgagccccctatagggaggactgggctggctctgcgggcttctggggatggaagctctcctgcagccccccaattgcctcctctccccagatggcagcctgcggcaagtgcagccagtctgatggccgagtggtgtgatgtgcccagtgtgggtactccaggcactccaagccaggactgttttgcaagcggggcacccctgagaactgtctgtcaggggtgggggtcgggtccctttaagcacagccctcggctagcctgagacagcatctccatgctctaagtcctcctctgatgccctgccggcactgcttccggccatccttaaccccagttcagggtccactcaatgtggacatgctagttcgaattagcaaaacgctaattcgaactagtttttagttctagctgcgttagttcgaattagcttagttcgaattaactaatttgaactaagttagttcgaattagcgctgtagtgtagacgtacccttagagactaacaaagatggggtcatgagttttcatgagcccaacctacttcttcagataagtGGAGTTACTAAAGGtccagtttaaaaataaataggagatggggggggaatAGTGTCCATGCTACCTGAAGCTGATTGAGAATGTAATAATTGTCCTTAaatacccattgtttgttttttttatcttCAGAGCGTAACGGAGTtactctgtaactggaaaaacttaaaaaccaactcATAGCCTTGcagcgccttagagactaacagaacatgtagatgaggtcatgagctttcgtgggcacagcccacttcctcagatgaatggagttacatgttttgttagtcttcagggtgctgtaagactatttgttgttgggtttttttgtcatTAGGATATGGCATGTAGccggccatccagccaatgtcttcattcatacctctgtgataggaatcagacttgaagttaagttctaaggctttCCTGTGGAgctggcttgtggaattggcctgaaacaatatggtgactttgagatccattaatgagtgcccaggcaagttaaaatgttccccagcagatttctgtgttgccttttcggagatctcatttgtgtccattaattctttcctgtagagactgtccagtttggccagtactCATGGaggaggggcattgctggcacttgatggcatagatcacatcagtggatgtgcagttaaatgagcctctgatgtggtggtttatgtgggtAGGCCCTGTCATATCATCAGCTAATAGAGAAGGTACTAAGTGTTCTTCActacactctaagggtatgtctacactaccctcctagttcgttccacgaggtgtaccggtagttcggaataggaagcctagtccgaactacctagttcatgccccgtgtagccgcgctgcacggggttcgaaccagcggggttttaaaaatggcggctccccgcttatgcaaatgaagcccgggaaattcaaatcccgggcttcatttgcaagtgcggtatgcctacattacccccctagttcgaactagcggggtagtgtagacagaccctaattgactatttctttccccttttatctttttttctttatttttccttctttcctccctccatcccatatttatttagaaactagaCCATtagtaactccattcatctgagaagtgggttttgcccacgaaagcacatgacaccatcatctacatgttttgtcagtctctaaggagctgcaaagactattcattgttttccaGTTTCTTAGGTCAGGCCCCCTTCTCCCGTTGTCATTTCAGGTACCATTAATGTAATGGTCActgagggggaaaaggggagtgCGTTGTGTGGAAGAGATCTCTGATGGCTCATGGCTGGGTAGATTGCTACCTGTATCAGTTGAGTTTGTTTGAagggtagccattttagtctgtgtctacaaaaAAAcctgagaagtcctgtggcaccttaaagactaacagatttctttgggcatcagcttttgtgggcaaaagtcCCCTTTGTCAGAGGCGTGGAGTGGAAATGCCTGCCTCTGACCAAGTGagtttgtgcccatgaaaacttctgcccaaatgaatctgttagtctgtaaggtgcagCAGTCTGAGAATCCCAGAAGCTGTAAAAGTGTCTATAATACATCTCTCTAATTAAGCCCTCAGCTGTTCTTCGAGTGCTTGTGCACGTCCATTCCAACAGGTGTGTGTGCACGCCCCACAGGCGTGGTTGCGGGGAGGTTTTCCCTGAACAGTACCCCTCGAGTGGTGCCTTCGTGGTGTTGTGTACAAGGTCCTGCCCATTTAGTTTCTTCTTACCACTTGTGATGGTGGCTTGATCTTTTGCTTTGCAAGGCGTCCATGGCTGTTGCTGTGTGTAGTTCCAACTGCACTGTAGTTCCAGTGAGCTAGTGTGCACATTTAGTAGTTGATAGTAAGTTTCCTTTGGGGACAAGTACCAGAGGGGGGGCCGTGTTAgcctgaatctgcataaacaacgaggagtcctgtggcaccttctggACTAACAGATTAACTGCATAAGCttgcgtgggcaaagacccactttgtcagatcttCCTTTGGGGGTTCCTTGGGGTAGCACCATTGAGTCTGTTCTTCAGACTCTTGGTGCATGTGGTGCTGGAGAAGGACTTGGACCTTCCCTCGGCACCTCACGCTTTCGAGGTTGCCATGGCAGCACAGTCTCCAGTCTCCCAAGCTTCGAGCCAGACTGTTAGGTCCTTCCCAGCACTGGCCTTGGTGCCGCCCATGGCACCATGTACGGGACCTTTCTATCATCAATAGCCGAAAGGGTTGAAAGGTGCTATTTTGTCTCTCAGAAGGGGGGTATGAACtcttgtttacacacacacacacacacacacaccctcccccccgacTTGGGTCCCTTGTAGTTGATGGTGGCCAACCATAAGGCGGGGCAAAAAAGCTGGGCCTCTTTAGCCGGAAGGTTTATTTGACTCTAGGGCTCCAGCGCCGAATATCCAGCCAAGAGGCAGTGCAGAGCCTCTGTGTGTACACCTCAAGTTCCAGGAGTTCCTCCCTGCTGAGTCCTGACAGGAGTTTGGCCTCGCCTTGAAAGAGGGCCAAACCACGGCTTGGACCTGTCTCCGGGTGGCCCTGGATTTGGCTGACTCGACAGCAAGAACCATGGCCACGACCTCACAAAGTGTTACAGCTCATGGCTGCAAGTGTCTGGCTCCAGAGTGCGACTCAGGACCGTCCATGTACTGCGCAGGACtgtttgccaaaaaaacaaaagtcCAAACTCTGTCATCTAAAGACTCCTAGGCTACCTGGAGGCCTCTGGGCATTAATATGCTGGTGCCCCAGAAGAAGCCCTTTAAGTTCCAGCCTCCTCTGCATTTTTATGCTGGCCCCCCTGGGCTGGATTACAGTCACAGGCGGGGAAGAAATAATCCCCCACAGTCCTTGTCCAGCCGAATTCAGGGACCCTCTTGCCCCAAGCTGAGCTGTTGAATGTACACACAGGGATGGAGAACCAGCCCAAATCCCagatctcttccctcctcccccttttgggAGCCATCTGTTTCACTCTCCTGTGCCTGgaccccaacctccttccctgtCCTCCTTCACGGGCGTTTCTCATAAGCCACTCAGTCTGCAGGAGATACAGTCACTTCTCACGTTAGGAGCAATCCAACTCGACGCAGCCAAGTGCTCACCTGCCTGCATCATGGTTTCGCACCATCACAGCCCTCCTCGGCAGCCTCCTGTGGTTCCCAGCACCACAGCCGGGAACTGCACGAGGCTTCTGGGGCAGATGGCCTGTACGTTTGCTGCCCCCTCCAGGCCTGGTTAGCAAGGGGCGTACAAGACCAATAAGGTCTTTGGACAGTCTCATCACCCTTCCCACTTCAGTCCTTGGATCCCTCAGCTGGTGACTTCCACCTCTCCGGGGGCGGTCAGGAGTGCCTTTTGCCAAACCAGACCCTCTCTCTGGTCACAGCTCCATCAGACAGGCTGGCACCACACCAGGGCAGCCCCAGAGCTCAGGGCTTGTGGCTGCGCGAGTGGCAGAGAGCTCAGCGAGATTCTCCGTCGAGTGCTTGCTTGTGTCCATTCCAGTTAGCTGGAGCGCTGCCTACGCTGTTAGTCCTTACCCTTGGCACCCTGGGAGTGAGTCAGTAATTAGTTCAGGCAGTGGGACTCGTTGAGATAAGACAAGGGAGGAGTCGTCCCTTTCAGCCTCTCCCCGGCTGGGGCGCAGGGCTTGAAGCCTATGCCCTGTAGCAATCCACGTGGCTCTTGCTTTAAACATCTGGGAGAGGACCGTCGCAGACAGCTGCCGCATTTGCAAGACTGTCAAGCTGAGGCCAATGCGTGAGAGGGACTCTAGGCTCAAGCTTATCCTCATGGAGTTGGCTTTGCAACCACCGGCACCGACCAGACAGGCGGCCACCTCCTCGAAGTGCCCGGCACGAGGAGAGACAGACCTCGGGCAGGTCTCCAGAGAGGCCTGGCCACAAAGTGTGCCCTAAGGAGGGGCGCTTGGCCTCCAAGGTGCATGCTGAGGCCACAGTACCGACAAGGCGCTGGCCAAATCCTTGGCAGAGGGAGAGTCTGGTACCAGAGGTGATAACTGGAGAACTCCAGCCACCGTCAACCCCAGAAATGTTTGACGCGGCACAGGAGCTCATCAAGCTAACCGAGACCTCAGCACCGCGAGTGTGGCTGGCACCAGCACTGGGGCATTCAAGGGGGCCGACACCTACACCCACTGTAGCGTCACCGGGAACTCCGGCACCGGCAGCATATGGGACTTCCCAACCTAGGGCCCTGGTTCTGCCTTGCAGTGCCCCAGCAGCACCTTATCAGTTGGTGCCTCCAGACCCGCTGCCTCCTGCCTCGATGTAGATGCCATGGGCGGGGAAGGGGGTCTGCAACGCTGCAGGTCCATCTACAGCACGTGGGCGGCCAGGGATAAATGGAAGCGTCGGAGTACGCGACCTAGCACAGCTCAGCGCTGTTAGGTTGGCGTGCCAGGCTTTGCTTCCCCAGCTGGAGAACAGAGTGGCTTCTGCGTTGACAGACAACACGACAGCCATGTATTGGATCCAAAAACAGGGTGGCGCTTGCTCCTGTTGCCTTCGCAAGGAAGCCCTATGGCCGTGGGAGTTGCGTATCGTCCAGAATATCCATCTCGAGGCGACCTACCTTCCGGGGACCAGCCGTGTTCTGGTGGACAAGCTCCGCAGGCCCACGAGTGGCCCATCAGATCAGGTATCCTGGCAGAGCTCTTCCGGAAGTGGGCTATCCCCGTCTGGACCTGTTTGCCACACGGGGCGCGCCCAGTGCCCGTCATTCCCCCCCATTCCCGCGGTCAGCAGGCGAGGGGAGACCCAGTCTTTGGGGGGGCCATGCTGCAGTCTGTGGTGAAGCAGGTGCTGATAGGCTCTGACCCCGCCTCCTAAGATACTGCTCAGGAGTCACCTGACTGGAGTGGACATGAACAAGCCCTCGAAGAAAAAGAGACGGTTATTTACCTCgtaactgttcttcgagatgtgttgctcgtgtccCTTCCACGTCCCACTTGCCTCCCCTCGTCGGAGCAATGCCGCCTCCTCAttctggtcgccctccgctggcccctccgATGCAtgcacgtcctttctgtagtggggggcccagaactggacgcagtactccagacatggcctccccagagccgaatacaggggaataatcgctgctctggctctgctggcagtgctcctcctaatgctcccccatatgccattagccttcttggctacaagggcgccctggtgactcatctccagctcatgtcctgcctcagggcctgctgtgaCCAGTCTTCCCTACAAGCTGTGTGGTCTCAGAAGGAATTCacatgctgcccagctaattaaCCGAGCTCACCTCCAGCTCCGTTTTGAGTTGCcatcagagcaaaggtccatctagcccaggtcctgtctgcccacagcggccagggCCAGATGCCCCAAGcatgatccctcccgtcgcccattcccagcttctgacagaggccggggaccccatccctgcccagcctggctaagtaGTATTCATGGATCCCACCTCCATGAGCTTCTATTGGTGGAACAGActcacacatgaatggaaaattcCACACACGGTTGCCATGAAGCCATCACTCAGGGGTCTCCACAGCCGGCCCAATGGGTATCCCTAAGGAAAAGCCTGGTAATTGCGTGTGCTGTGTGTCCACACGCCCCTTTGGGTGTCGTCGTGCGTGCTGTGCGTGCACACGCCCCTTTGGGTGTCGTTGTGTGTGCTGTGCGTGCACACGCTCCTTTGGGTGTCGTGGTGCGTGCTGTGCGTGCACACGCTCCTTTGGGTGTCGTCGTGCGTGCTGTGCGTGCACACGCCCCTTTGGGTGTCGTCA
Coding sequences within it:
- the LOC102455368 gene encoding histone-lysine N-methyltransferase SETD5-like isoform X3; the encoded protein is MSIAIPLGVTTPDTSYSDMAAGSDPESVEASPAVDEKNVYASHGYEATQRPSYRGLPYADHNYGAPPPPTPPASPPVQTIIPRAELNGLHSPDEENSGDSESSSEGEPVPSWCHCTLSQDGFLLKCDKCRGVSRGKVIRLRRRKQDNVSGGDSSATESWDEELSPSTVLYTATQHTPTSITLTVNRVHRNKPKKRKRSMEKARAAPKAKKVKAFREGSRKSLRMKNSPSEAHALDENTAEGWENRIRLWTDQYEEAFTNQYSADVQNLLERHLSSSKEFVGKTAMLDTINKTELACNNTVIGSQMQDMAACLLLMRGSTPL